The Podospora pseudocomata strain CBS 415.72m chromosome 3, whole genome shotgun sequence genome window below encodes:
- a CDS encoding hypothetical protein (EggNog:ENOG503P5NC; COG:S): protein MAPDEQNQKRKRGRPAGASKPDEDVSLRGGEAVLQANRNDNAEVRMTTKRRGRPRKSDDSSPEEPAPEPSPAPEGAPKRKGRPKKMAETAGAGEGSIAEEQSTPPTDTLEAAPKRRGRPARAREVEPETEETATQTEEISSTEPKKRGRKARSGRAEEVVEEASMEVDESAATAPKRRGRPGRTKEAEPGQESLVEEAEASTATEPKRKGRAARTQEIKQPAGETSVVAEAEETSDPARKRRGRPARSELEADPTTEEAEESTEIAPKRRGRPARAQEAEHEEEATVEEVEEPAEKAPKKRGRKAKAPESEKEPEQAAAAAPEEAPNTGRKRGRPAKSHDVEPEEPEPTETRPRKRAKAAGNAEEQGQQEEPKARGRPGKNQAPASQEDTEMRDAEPAETDGRRRRKGRGSNEDESREEAAAEPESQQKGKSAKNASKSRGRSGRVVGQEEEDAQDESQPSARQRGRGRKSAETAAEPSPQPSEPQKRSKKGPRATLVEISVSEAQNQTTNHKPSKKKDRPQPQPQPQPETEQEEEEEEQEQEPTDPLSSAPYRHLAPKTLHIPRSTIRSKWTPLDQPAISTIDSLILDSYIPILESIGGNNTARYTASQTILRTFAGRLHSKLVKGIPFPPATIGTKTTRGVAISAQEAEVNFEKVIDASRHLERQLEPLVHSVEVLRREKEREEARLERDYRDLRLLEENARAQARGWRERGRRDHVLAPGRRERAAGRGEAGGEKGLEVVKRERVEVKGRVFEGIEEGEEEVMGLARQIGSHMESLRGNLGQIEGVVPAIQKSKAVLQGVLGRYLSEGEYEGVVLG, encoded by the exons ATG GCGCCGGACGAACAAAATCAAAAGCGCAAGCGCGGTCGCCCAGCAGGCGCGTCGAAGCCCGATGAGGACGTGTCCCTacgtggaggagaagctgtttTGCAGGCCAATCGTAATGACAACGCCGAGGTTCGAATGACAACAAAGAGACGAGGCAGACCGCGAAAGAGCGATGATTCATCACCCGAAGAGCCTGCGCCAGAgccatcaccagcgccagAGGGGGCACCAAAACGAAAGGGTAGACCAAAGAAAATGGCTGAAACGGCGGGGGCGGGTGAAGGCTCGATAGCCGAAGAACAATCGACTCCGCCGACAGATACTTTGGAAGCAGCACCAAAGAGGAGAGGTCGGCCAGCGAGAGCCCGAGAAGTTGAGCCGGAAACCGAGGAAACTGCGACCCAGACCGAAGAAATCTCGAGTACGGAGCCGAAGAAACGGGGGCGGAAAGCCCGATCAGGACGGGCTGAGGAAGTGGTAGAGGAGGCGAGCATGGAGGTCGATGAATCAGCAGCCACAGCACCAAAGAGACGAGGGCGCCCCGGTCGGACAAAAGAGGCCGAACCAGGTCAGGAATCCCTCGTTGAAGAGGCTGAAGcgtcaacagcaacagagcCCAAGAGAAAAGGGCGTGCAGCACGAACTCAAGAGATCAAGCAACCAGCAGGAGAGACAAGTGTTGTTGCGGAGGCCGAGGAAACATCAGACCCGGCACGCAAGAGAAGAGGGCGACCTGCTCGATCTGAACTAGAAGCAGATCCAACCaccgaggaggcggaagaaTCAACAGAAATAGCACCCAAGAGACGAGGACGGCCGGCACGGGCACAGGAGGCTGAACATGAGGAAGAAGCGACGGTTGAGGAGGTAGAAGAGCCGGCAGAGAAAGCGCCCAAGAAAAGAGGGCGCAAAGCAAAAGCCCCGGAATCCGAAAAGGAACCCGaacaagcagcagcggcggcaccCGAAGAGGCGCCAAATACCGGGCGAAAGAGAGGACGTCCAGCAAAGAGTCATGATGTCGAACCAGAGGAGCCAGAGCCTACTGAGACCAGGCCACGAAAGAGAGCCAAAGCAGCTGGAAATGCTGAGGAGCAGGGACAGCAAGAAGAGCCCAAAGCAAGGGGCCGGCCTGGCAAGAACCAAGCTCCCGCATCTCAGGAAGATACAGAAATGAGAGATGCAGAGCCAGCAGAGACCGACGGCAGACGACGCAGGAAAGGTCGAGGCTCCAACGAGGACGAGTCTCGCGAAGAGGCTGCCGCAGAGCCTGAGTCTCAACAAAAGGGTAAAAGCGCCAAGAACGCTTCGAAATCCAGGGGCAGATCCGGTCGCGTGGTTGgacaagaggaagaagacgcccaagacgaAAGCCAGCCCTCTGCTCGCCAacgaggcagaggcagaaaAAGCGCCGAAACCGCTGCTGAGCCATCCCCTCAGCCCTCGGAGCCGCAGAAGCGATCCAAGAAAGGACCTAGAGCGACCCTAGTTGAAATTTCCGTCTCTGAAGCTCaaaaccaaaccaccaatcataagccctccaaaaagaaggaccgtcctcaacctcaaccccaaccccaacccgagaccgaacaagaagaagaagaagaagaacaagaacaagaacccACCGACCCCCTATCCTCAGCCCCATACCGGCACCTcgcccccaaaaccctccacatcccccgcTCCACCATCCGCTCGAAATGGACACCCCTAGACCAACCCGCCATCTCAACAATCGacagcctcatcctcgactCGTACATCCCCATCCTTGAGTCGATCGGGGGTAACAACACGGCGAGGTACACCGCCTCGCAAACAATCCTCCGGACTTTTGCCGGTAGACTGCATTCTAAACTGGTAAAAGGGATCCCTTTTCCTCCGGCGACGATCgggacgaagacgacaagGGGGGTGGCGATTTCTGCGCAGGAGGCAGAGGTTAATTTTGAAAAGGTGATTGATGCGAGCAGGCATTTGGAGAGGCAGCTGGAGCCGTTGGTGCATAGCGTTGAGGTTTTGAgacgggagaaggagagggaggaggcgaggttggagagggattATAGGGATCTGaggctgttggaggagaatgCGAGGGCGCAGGCtagggggtggagggagagggggaggagggatcaTGTGCTTGCTCCTGGGCGGAGGGAACGGGCTGCCGGTCGGGGTGAGGCgggtggggagaaggggttggaggttgtgaagagggaaagggtggaggtgaaggggagaGTCTTTGAGgggattgaggagggggaggaggaggtgatggggttggcgAGGCAGATTGGGAGTCATAtggagagtttgagggggaATTTGGGGCAGATTGAGGGGGTCGTGCCGGCTATACAGAAGTCGAAGGCGGTGCTGCAGGGGGTGCTTGGGAGGTATTTGAGTGAGGGGGAGTATGAAGGGGTTGTGCTTGGGTAA
- a CDS encoding hypothetical protein (EggNog:ENOG503P1Z1), whose product MRFSTATAALAALGPLSAAAAESPFEQYKAKFQNFLSSFSGSAGIPEAADNVQVPIPKPKSKTVEPKKIDTLTLANWKDALYAPVHAEATIPEEWLVLITGGNKTCFGRCDKLDTAFSQSALKLASLKPTPDNLHLASVNCDDEPVLCNSWSASTGVIWLFEILPAPTETGLYVKRLNTTTVTSQDIVDAYVAPKEEWTKVESDSYFHPIDGFFAKNGLAVPLGWFFWGLNAVPSWVMMLGVSFVSRSMMNKRVEGMAGGPRAGAGAPAAAAPRGAAPGDARS is encoded by the exons ATGCGCTTCTCAACAGCAACCGCGGCCCTCGCGGCCCTCGGccccctctccgccgccgccgccgagtcCCCCTTTGAGCAATACAAAGCCAAATTCCAAaacttcctctccagcttctccggCAGCGCGGGCATCCCCGAAGCGGCCGACAACGTCCAAGTACccatccccaagcccaagagcAAGACGGTAGAACCCAAGAAGATCGACACCTTGACTCTGGCCAACTGGAAGGACGCGCTTTACGCCCCCGTCCACGCCGAGGCTACCATTCCCGAGGAGTGGCTGGTGCTCATCACGGGCGGGAACAAGACTTGCTTTG GCCGCTGCGACAAACTCGACACAGCCTTTTCCCAATCGGCACTCAAACTCGCCTCtctcaaaccaacccccgaTAATCTTCACCTTGCCAGTGTGAACTGCGACGACGAGCCTGTCCTCTGCAACTCTTGGTCTGCCTCCACGGGCGTGATCTGGCTGTTTGAGATTCTCCCTGCCCCTACCGAGACAGGGCTGTACGTCAAGCGCCTCAATACGACGACTGTGACCTCGCAGGACATTGTCGACGCGTATGTGGCTCCCAAGGAGGAGTGGACCAAGGTGGAGAGCGACAGCTACTTTCACCCTATTGATGGGTTTTTTGCCAAGAATGGCCTCGCGGTGCCGCTGGGGTGGTTTTTCTGGGGGTTGAATGCTGTGCCGAGCTGGGTTATGATGTTGGGCGTGAGCTTTGTTTCGAGGTCGATGATGAACAAGAGGGTCGAGGGCATGGCTGGGGGTCCGAGGGCTGGTGCGGGtgcccctgctgctgctgcgccgaGGGGGGCTGCGCCTGGGGATGCTCGGTCATAA
- a CDS encoding hypothetical protein (EggNog:ENOG503P3ZK; COG:S) gives MPPITETTILTNYLLIPAQLPAIISLQEFTSLFPKPMQHSPHIRTLYRDLQSQRNTLLDTISEEISSQARQGKALRRHVLKAGREAQAQAQEQDDEIDIERMLGTLPPSQNKNHTLQSILPPLQDAISELESQLQLLRSEEASLLASVQKTVGDLSDLRYGRLANPKLPEQVLEGLQGLQETCKDKNRS, from the exons aTGCCCCCCATCACCGAAACCACCATCCTAACAAActacctcctcatccccgcccaactccccgccatcatctccctccaagaattcacctccctcttccccaaaccCATGCAACACTCTCCCCATATCCGCACCCTCTACCGCGACCTCCAATCCCAACgcaacaccctcctcgacaccatATCCGAAGAAATCTCGTCCCAAGCCCGTCAAGGCAAAGCCCTGCGGCGCCACGTCCTAAAAGCCGGGCGTGAAGCCCAAGCTCAAGCACAAGAGCAAGACGACGAGATTGACATTGAAAGAATG CTGGgtaccctccccccctcccaaaacaaaaaccacaccctccaatccatcctcccccccctccaggACGCCATCTCCGAACTCGAAtcccagctccagctcctccgaTCCGAGGAAGCCTCCTTGCTGGCGTCCGTCCAGAAAACTGTCGGCGACCTCAGCGATCTCCGCTACGGCCGTCTGGCAAACCCCAAACTGCCCGAGCAGGTCTTGGAGGGGTTGCAAGGGCTGCAAGAGACGTGCAAAGACAAGAACCGATCATGA
- the EAF3 gene encoding Esa1p-associated factor (EggNog:ENOG503NVZW; COG:B; COG:K), producing the protein MPPLRRSTRVVPPRPAPTTRVTRATKAKMIQPKEDETIEEKLARYAAEADLHDNLTVLPTPATSVYVKNGRINFDDRYVMKSQRSDTGKIGINHPKILKARQQGVPPQAMAQIERNWEYIDPSFNPPLAGLPAEVRYPDRVPHFKSGQPGAADTLLKFEQATRVFHCKLQRMVFNIQQFILSCGEVVDEASEDTSPLAFERVFAVPRGWFISSDKVLAPRAYRLIPDSEDNFHNRPSINIPLPDHMKALLVDDWENVTKNQQLVPLPHAHPVSEILDDYLAYERPHREEGSSAYDILDETVSGLREYFDRCLGRILLYRFERGQYHEMHQLWNSSDPNHTCASDTYGAEHLARLLVSLPELIAQTNMDQQSVNRLRDELETFTKWFSRQHSRYFVNEYEQPGNDYVDAAKST; encoded by the exons ATGCCTCCTCTTCGAAGATCAACTCGCGTCgtccctcctcggcctgcCCCAACCACTCGAGTCACTCGAGCCACCAAAGCAAAGATGATCCAGCCAAAGGAAGACGAGACAATTGAGGAAAAGCTTGCGCGGTACGCTGCTGAAGCCGACTTGCACGACAACCTTACTGTGCTTCCAACCCCTGCGACTTCGGTCTATGTTAAAAACGGCCGCATCAATTTTGATGATCGCTACGTGATGAAGTCTCAGCGCTCCGACACGGGCAAGATTGGCATCAATCACCCCAAGATTCTCAAGGCCAGACAGCAGGGCGTACCCCCACAGGCGATGGCGCAGATTGAGCGCAACTGGGAGTATATCGACCCCagcttcaacccccccctcgcCGGACTCCCTGCCGAGGTTCGATACCCGGACCGGGTGCCTCACTTCAAGTCTGGGCAGCCTGGTGCTGCCGACACCCTCTTGAAGTTCGAACAAGCGACCCGAGTTTTTCATTGCAAGCTCCAGAGGATGGTGTTCAACATCCAGCAGTTCATTCTGTCCTGCGGGGAAGTAGTCGACGAGGCTAGCGAGGACACCTCCCCGCTTGCCTTTGAGCGGGTTTTTGCTGTTCCTCGTGGCTGGTTTATCTCTTCGGACAAGGTGTTGGCCCCCAGGGCTTATCGGTTGATTCCCGATTCT GAGGACAACTTCCACAACCGCCCCTCGATCAATATCCCTCTCCCCGACCACATGAAGGCTCTCTTGGTTGATGACTGGGAGAACGTCACCAAGAACCAGCAGCTGGTGCCCCTGCCCCACGCTCATCCCGTCAGCGAGATTCTGGACGACTATCTCGCCTACGAGCGCCCTCACCGTGAGGAGGGTTCATCTGCCTATGACATCTTGGACGAGACTGTTTCGGGTCTCCGCGAGTACTTTGATCGCTGCTTGGGCCGCATTCTGCTCTACAG ATTCGAGCGTGGCCAATACCATGAGATGCACCAGTTGTGGAACTCATCCGACCCCAACCACACTTGTGCCAGCGACACCTACGGTGCTGAGCACCTGGCTCGTCTCCTTG TCTCGCTTCCCGAGCTTATCGCGCAGACCAACATGGATCAGCAGTCCGTCAACCGCCTCCGCGACGAGCTGGAGACGTTCACAAAGTGGTTCTCCCGCCAGCATTCTCGCTACTTCGTCAACGAGTACGAGCAGCCCGGCAATGACTACGTGGATGCGGCGAAGAGCACTTAG
- the MRPL33 gene encoding 39S ribosomal protein L33, mitochondrial (EggNog:ENOG503P5MP; COG:J): MSYFRITLHRSAIGLPQRTRDVLSALGLHKRSQTVYHPVEPQFAGMIMKVKELVKVAEVDRKLEKWEVKAERRPDSGFYLEKMAPRMEDGGQKVGSRVLARLRGEEDGEMTVEGVRTEGGGQVRL, from the coding sequence atgtcCTACTTCCGCATAACCCTCCACCGCTCAGCCATCGGCCTCCCCCAGCGCACCCGCGACGTGTTATCTGCTCTCGGCCTCCACAAGCGCTCCCAGACCGTCTACCACCCCGTCGAGCCCCAATTCGCAGGCATGATCATGAAAGTGAAAGAACTCGTCAAAGTCGCCGAGGTCGACCGCAAGCTGGAAAAGTGGGAGGTTAAGGCTGAGAGGAGACCCGACAGCGGCTTCTACTTGGAAAAAATGGcgccgaggatggaggatggggggcaAAAGGTTGGGTCCAGGGTTTTGGCTAGACTtcggggggaggaggacggggagaTGACAGTTGAGGGGGTTAGGACTGAGGGGGGTGGACAGGTCAGATTATGA
- the acl1 gene encoding ATP citrate lyase subunit 1 (COG:C; EggNog:ENOG503NU5J), with the protein MSPAASNGTNGANGASNPTGGLSANDNIRRFAAPSRPLSPLPAHALFNDKTRCFVYGMQPRAVQGMLDFDFICKRATPSVAGIIYTFGGQFVSKMYWGTSETLLPVYQEVPKAISKHPDVDVVVNFASSRSVYQSTMELMEYPQIKTIAIIAEGVPERRAREIAHIAKKKGVTIIGPATVGGIKPGCFKIGNTGGMMDNIVASKLYRKGSVGYVSKSGGMSNELNNIIANNTDGVYEGVAIGGDRYPGTTFIDHLLRYQADPGCKILVLLGEVGGVEEYKVIDAVKQGIITKPIVAWAIGTCASMFKTEVQFGHAGAFANSQLETAKMKNESMREAGFYVPETFEDMPALLRQVYEKLVKEGTIKPQPEPVVPKIPIDYSWAQELGLIRKPAAFISTISDDRGQELLYAGMPISDVFREDIGIGGVMSLLWFRRRLPPYASKFLEMVLMLTADHGPAVSGAMNTIITTRAGKDLISALVSGLLTIGSRFGGALDGAAEEFTKAFDKGLSPREFVDSMRKANKLIPGIGHRVKSRNNPDLRVELVKEYVKAKFPNHKLLDYALAVETVTTSKKDNLILNVDGCIAVCFVDLVRNCGAFTAEEAEDYLGMGVLNGLFVLGRSIGLIAHYLDQKRLRTGLYRHPWDDITYLLPSLQQSGPPGAEGRVEVQM; encoded by the exons ATGTCTCCCGCTGCCTCCAACGGCACCAATGGTGCGAATGGTGCTTCCAACCCAACTGGCGGTCTGTCTGCCAACGACAACATTCGCAGATTCGCTGCCCCCAGCAGGCCACTGAGCCCTCTCCCCGCCCACGCTCTCTTCAACGACAAGACGAGATGCTTCGTCTACGGCATGCAGCCCCGCGCCGTGCAGGGCATGCTCGATTTCGACTTCATCTGCAAGCGGGCGACCCCCTCCGTCGCCGGCATCATCTACACATTCGGCGGCCAGTTCGTCAGCAAGATGTACTGGGGCACCAGCGAGACTCTTCTCCCGGTCTACCAGGAGGTGCCCAAGGCCATTTCCAAGCATCCCGATGTTGATGTCGTTGTCAACTTTGCTTCCTCCCGCTCAGTCTACCAGTCCACCATGGAGCTGATGGAGTACCCCCAGATCAAGACCATTGCCATCATTGCTGAGGGTGTCCCCGAGCGT CGTGCTCGTGAGATCGCCCACAttgccaagaagaagggcgtcACCATTATCGGCCCTGCCACCGTCGGTGGCATCAAGCCCGGCTGCTTCAAGATTGGTAACACTGGTGGTATGATGGACAACATTGTTGCTTCCAAGCTCTACCGCAAGGGTTCCGTTGGCTACGTTTCCAAGTCCGGTGGCATGTCCAACGAGCTCAACAACATTATTGCCAACAACACGGATGGTGTCTACGAGGGTGTGGCCATTGGTGGTGATCGGTACCCCGGCACCACCTTCATTGACCACCTCTTGCGTTACCAGGCCGATCCTGGGTGCAagatcctcgtcctcctcggtgagGTCGGTGGTGTCGAGGAGTACAAGGTCATTGATGCCGTCAAGCAGGGCATCATTACCAAGCCCATTGTCGCGTGGGCTATCGGTACCTGCGCCAGCATGTTCAAGACTGAGGTTCAGTTCGGCCACGCTGGTGCCTTTGCCAATTCTCAGCTCGAAACTGCCAAGATGAAGAACGAGAGCATGAGGGAGGCCGGTTTCTACGTCCCCGAGACCTTCGAGGACATGCCCGCTCTCCTCAGGCAGGTGTACGAGAAGCTCGTCAAGGAGGGCACCATTAAGCCCCAGCCCGAGCCCGTTGTGCCCAAGATCCCCATCGATTACTCGTGGGCCCAGGAGCTTGGTCTCATCCGCAAGCCCGCTGCCTTCATTTCCACCATTTCCGATGACCGTGGCCAGGAACTCCTCTACGCTGGTATGCCCATCTCGGACGTGTTCAGGGAAGATATCGGTATCGGTGGTGTCATGTCTCTGCTGTGgttccgccgccgcctcccaccATACGCCTCCAAGTTCTTGGAGATGGTCCTCATGCTTACCGCTGACCACGGCCCCGCCGTGTCGGGTGCCAtgaacaccatcatcaccacccgtGCCGGTAAGGACCTGATCAGCGCTCTCGTCTCTGGTCTCCTCACCATCGGTTCTCGTTTCGGCGGTGCCCTTGACGGTGCCGCCGAGGAGTTCACCAAGGCTTTTGACAAGGGCCTCAGCCCCCGTGAGTTCGTCGACAGCATGCGCAAGGCGAACAAGCTCATTCCCGGTATTGGTCACCGTGTCAAGTCCCGCAACAACCCCGATTTACGTGTGGAGCTCGTCAAGGAGTATGTCAAGGCCAAGTTCCCCAACCACAAGCTTCTCGACTATGCGCTCGCCGTCGAGaccgtcaccacctccaagaaGGACAACCTCATTCTCAACGTCGACGGCTGCATTGCCGTCTGCTTCGTGGACCTGGTCAGAAACTGCGGTGCCTtcaccgccgaggaggccgaggactACCTCGGCATGGGTGTGCTCAACGGTCTCTTTGTTCTTGGTCGCAGCATTGGTCTTATTGCCCACTACCTTGATCAGAAGAGACTGCGCACTGGCCTCTACCGCCATCCTTGGGATGATATCACCTACCTTCTTCCTTCCCTCCAGCAGTCTGGTCCTCCAGGCGCCGAGGGCCGTGTTGAGGTGCAGATGTAA
- the acl2 gene encoding beta subunit of ATP citrate lyase (EggNog:ENOG503NU6W; COG:C), producing MSAKSILEADGKAIINYHLTRAPVIKPSTLPPPTKHNPPPRLASLHFPEDQDVSTVLDQAEVTYPWLLQSDAKFVAKPDQLIKRRGKSGLLALNKTWPEAKAWIAERAGKTQQVEHVEGVLRQFLVEPFVPHPANTEYYININSVRDGDWILFTHEGGVDVGDVDEKAEKILIPVDLSEFPSNEEIAATLLKKIPKGLHNVLVDFIVRLYAVYVDCQFTYMEINPLVVIPNEDATSASVHFLDLAAKLDQTADFECGVKWAIARSPAALGITAPSSANGSVNIDAGPPIEFPAPFGRELSKEEAYIAELDAKTGASLKLTVLNPNGRIWTLVAGGGASVVYADAIASAGFADELANYGEYSGAPTESQTYHYARTVLDLMLRAPLSDKGKVLFIGGGIANFTNVASTFKGVIKALREYAKALNEHNVQIWVRRAGPNYQEGLKNMKAATQELGLQAKIFGPEMHVSGIVPLALIPGKWEAAGIEEFKA from the exons ATGTCGGCGAAAAGCATTCTCGAGGCCGATGGcaaggccatcatcaactacCACCTCACTCGCGCCCCTGTGATCAAGCCCAGcactctccctccccctaccaagcacaacccccctcctagACTCGCCTCTCTTCACTTTCCCGAGGACCAGGACGTCTCTACCGTTCTTGACCAGGCTGAGGTCACATACCCGTGGCTCCTCCAGTCGGATGCCAAGTTCGTTGCGAAGCCCGATCAGCTGATCAAGCGCCGTGGAAAGAGCGGTCTTCTCGCTCTCAACAAGACATGGCCCGAGGCCAAGGCGTGGATCGCTGAGCGTGCTGGCAAGACACAGCAGGTTGAGCATGTCGAGGGTGTCCTCCGCCAATTCCTGGTCGAGCCCTTTGTGCCTCACCCCGCCAACACCGAGTACTATATCAAC ATCAACTCAGTCCGCGAT GGCGACTGGATTCTCTTCACCCACGAgggcggtgttgatgttggtgatgtcgacgagaaggccgagaagatCCTCATCCCCGTGGATCTCTCCGAGTTCCCCTCCAACGAGGAGATTGCCGCTACTCTCCTGAAGAAAATCCCCAAGGGTCTTCACAATGTCCTGGTTGACTTCA TTGTCCGTCTCTATGCCGTCTATGTTGACTGCCAGTTCACATACATGGAGATCAACCCCCTTGTGGTCATTCCCAACGAGGATGCCACCTCCGCCAGCGTTCACTTCTTGGATTTGGCTGCCAAGCTCGATCAGACTGCCGACTTCGAGTGCGGTGTGAAGTGGGCCATTGCCAGATCGCCAGCTGCTCTCGGCATCACTgccccatcatcagccaaCGGTTCCGTCAACATTGACGCCGGTCCCCCAATCGAGTTCCCTGCTCCCTTCGGCCGTGAGCtcagcaaggaggaggcttACATCGCTGAGCTTGACGCGAAGACTGGCGCTTCCCTCAAGCTTACcgtcctcaaccccaacggcAGAATCTGGACTCTggtcgctggtggtggtgcttccGTCGTCTACGCCGATGCCATTGCCTCTGCTGGTTTCGCCGACGAGCTTGCCAACTATGGTGAGTACTCTGGTGCTCCCACCGAGTCCCAGACCTACCACTATGCCCGCACTGTCCTCGACCTTATGCTCCGTGCGCCATTGAGcgacaagggcaaggtcCTGTTCATCGGTGGTGGTATTGCCAACTTCACCAACGTTGCCTCCACCTTCAAGGGTGTGATCAAGGCCCTCAGAGAGTACGCCAAGGCTCTCAACGAGCACAACGTCCAGATCTGGGTCCGTCGTGCCGGCCCCAACTACCAGGAGGGTCTCAAGAACATGAAGGCCGCAACACAAGAACTCGGCCTCCAGGCCAAGATCTTCGGCCCCGAGATGCACGTTAGCGGTATCGTGCCCCTTGCCCTCATCCCCGGCAAGTGGGAGGCTGCCGGTATCGAGGAGTTCAAGGCTTAA
- the GAS4 gene encoding Glycolipid anchored surface protein 4 precursor (EggNog:ENOG503NU6E; COG:G; CAZy:GH72), whose translation MLMQSALLALGATAVAALQPLEVKGQDFVNPKTGNRFQIVGMAYQPGGSAGYDPKKKRDPLSDPDVCMRDAALLQILGVNAIRVYNLNPDLNHDECVSIFNAAGMYMLLDVNSPMPGEALTSFEVYKSYYASYLNRTFAVVEAFKDYPNTLAFFSGNEVIDKEETTEFVPSYVRAVTRDLKNYIKNWSDRKIPVGYSAADVREVLWDSFNYFTCSLQGDKDDMSMGDLFALNSYSWCGDSSFTESSFDKLVEGFENTPVPVFFSEFGCNTPSPRIFTEIGSIYGADMYDVFAGGIVYEYTQEPNNYGLVNMTEEGPATLMSDFYSLRDQYAKLDFKKLQSLKPKGSTPKPVSCSPKLITVDGFQNNFTLPVLPPGAKEMIDNGIENKPKPGKLVEIKDWKVKYEVRNADGTVIKDLAVKPLADDEVNAPGSNTANLSAGSGSSGSSGSQGSTNGGDGDDKENSAAGHGVGGGVLALVMGVAALVAAF comes from the exons ATGCTT ATGCAATCCGCGCTCCTGGCGCTCGGCGccaccgccgtcgccgccctccaGCCCCTCGAGGTAAAGGGCCAGGACTTCGTCAACCCCAAAACCGGCAACCGCTTCCAAATCGTCGGCATGGCCTACCAGCCCGGCGGCTCGGCGGGATAcgaccccaagaagaagcgcgaCCCCCTCTCGGACCCGGACGTCTGCATGCGCgacgccgccctcctccagatCCTCGGCGTCAACGCCATCCGGGTctacaacctcaaccccgaCCTCAACCACGACGAGTGCGTCTCCATCTTCAACGCCGCGGGGATGTACATGCTCCTCGACGTCAACTCCCCCATGCCGGGCGAGGCCCTGACCTCGTTCGAGGTCTACAAGTCGTACTACGCCTCGTACCTCAACCGCACCTTCGCCGTCGTCGAGGCCTTCAAGGACTACCCCAACACCTTGGCTTTCTTCTCCGGAAACGAGGTCATtgacaaggaggagacgaCCGAGTTTGTTCCTTCCTACGTCCGCGCGGTCACTCGCGACTTGAAGAATTACATCAAGAACTGGTCTGACCGCAAGATCCCCGTGGGTTACTCTGCCGCTGATGTGCGCGAGGTTCTGTGGGATTCGTTCAACTACTTTACCTGCTCGCTTCAGGGCGACAAGGACGACATGTCGATGGGCGACCTCTTTGCGCTCAACTCGTACTCTTGGTGCGGCGACTCGTCGTTTACGGAGTCGTCGTTTGacaagctggtggagggCTTTGAAAACACCCCCGTGCCCGTCTTCTTTTCCGAGTTTGGGtgcaacaccccctcccctcgcaTCTTCACCGAGATCGGCAGCATTTACGGCGCGGACATGTACGACGTTTTTGCCGGCGGTATCGTGTACGAGTACACCCAGGAGCCTAACAACTACGGCCTTGTCAACATGACCGAGGAGGGCCCGGCTACCCTGATGAGCGATTTCTACTCTCTCCGGGATCAGTATGCGAAGCTTGACTTTAAGAAGCTGCAGAGCTTGAAGCCAAAGGGCAGCACGCCTAAGCCGGTGAGCTGCAGTCCCAAACTGATCACGGTTGATGGGTTCCAGAACAACTTTACGCTGCCGGTGCTGCCTCCGGGGGCGAAGGAGATGATTGACAATGGAATTGAGAACAAGCCGAAGCCGgggaagctggtggagatcaaggacTGGAAGGTCAAGTATGAGGTTCGGAACGCGGACGGGACGGTGATTAAGGATTTGGCTGTTAAGCCTTtggcggatgatgaggttaATG CCCCCGGTTCCAACACTGCTAACCTCAGCGCTGGGTCTGGGTCTTCTGGATCTTCCGGCTCGCAGGGCAGCACcaacggtggtgatggtgatgacaaGGAGAACAGCGCTGCTGGCCATggggtcggtggtggtgtcttggcTCTCGTGATGGGTGTTGCTGCTTTGGTTGCTGCTTTCTAA